Proteins encoded together in one Aminipila butyrica window:
- a CDS encoding cupin domain-containing protein: MNISEDLIKAIIEELLKQSKAKGGDDFVKQTDKNSGILVVRTDTVKTEGFDGREDVRLKDIVSLDEAPRMGAGIMELDNGADFEWTLTYDEFDYVIDGTLDIKVDGGNVIRGNKGDIILIPKNSHIHFSTPDSTRYAYFVYPANWQDLA; encoded by the coding sequence ATGAATATCAGTGAAGATTTAATAAAAGCCATTATAGAGGAGCTGTTAAAGCAGTCCAAAGCAAAGGGCGGAGACGACTTTGTAAAACAGACTGATAAGAACAGCGGTATTTTGGTAGTTCGCACGGATACTGTTAAAACCGAAGGTTTTGACGGCAGAGAAGATGTGCGCTTAAAGGATATCGTTTCCTTAGATGAGGCACCGAGAATGGGTGCAGGCATCATGGAACTGGATAATGGAGCAGATTTTGAGTGGACTCTGACTTACGATGAGTTTGACTACGTCATTGACGGTACCTTGGATATCAAAGTCGACGGCGGCAATGTGATTCGCGGAAATAAGGGAGATATTATCCTTATTCCAAAGAACAGCCACATTCATTTCAGCACCCCTGACAGCACTAGATATGCATATTTTGTATATCCGGCAAACTGGCAGGATTTAGCATAG